A single region of the Terriglobia bacterium genome encodes:
- a CDS encoding response regulator, protein MNVREKQAAVLLVEDDPGHALLIQKNLRRAGLASSIVVLDDGRKAADYLLKVGDYALSGHLLPPFVLLDLDLPVLNGLQVLKLMKSDERTKRIPVIVLTSTDNPREIAQCYELGCNLYVAKPVEYDRFSETIQRLGTFLSIVKSPEKE, encoded by the coding sequence ATGAACGTCCGTGAAAAACAGGCTGCCGTTCTCCTGGTCGAAGATGATCCCGGGCATGCGCTCCTCATCCAAAAGAACCTTCGCCGCGCGGGGCTGGCCTCTTCTATCGTCGTACTCGACGACGGGAGGAAAGCGGCGGATTACCTTCTCAAAGTTGGGGACTATGCGCTGAGCGGGCACCTGTTGCCGCCCTTTGTCCTCCTCGACCTCGACCTGCCTGTCCTCAACGGCCTTCAGGTGTTGAAGCTCATGAAAAGCGACGAACGGACGAAGCGGATCCCGGTGATTGTGCTTACCTCCACGGACAATCCCCGGGAGATAGCGCAGTGCTACGAGCTCGGCTGTAATCTGTACGTGGCCAAGCCGGTTGAATACGATCGGTTCTCAGAGACCATTCAGAGGCTCGGCACGTTCCTCTCGATCGTCAAGTCGCCGGAAAAGGAGTAA
- a CDS encoding response regulator — translation MGTQQPVIILLVEDDPGHALLIEKNLRRAGISNEIAVLDTGQKAVDYLFKEGAYKEAPHALPPLILLDLNLPILDGYQVLKRIKNDERTRKIPVIVLTTTDNPQEVSRCYELGCNVYITKPVEYDQFSDAIRTLGLFLSIVKVPEKE, via the coding sequence ATGGGAACGCAGCAACCGGTAATTATTCTGCTGGTCGAGGACGATCCTGGCCACGCGCTGCTCATCGAAAAGAACCTCCGCCGGGCCGGCATTTCCAATGAGATTGCCGTGCTCGACACCGGTCAGAAGGCCGTTGACTATCTTTTTAAAGAGGGGGCCTACAAGGAAGCCCCGCATGCGCTCCCCCCGCTCATCCTCCTCGATCTCAACCTTCCCATACTCGACGGCTACCAGGTGCTCAAACGCATCAAGAACGACGAGCGGACCAGGAAGATCCCCGTCATCGTGCTCACGACCACCGATAATCCCCAAGAGGTTTCCCGGTGTTACGAGCTCGGATGCAACGTCTATATCACCAAACCGGTAGAATACGACCAGTTCAGCGATGCGATCAGGACGCTCGGGCTGTTCCTCTCGATCGTCAAGGTGCCTGAAAAGGAATAA
- a CDS encoding type 1 glutamine amidotransferase: MKVLMISADNFEDSELLVPYYRLKEEGIEVDVASLKKGVIKGKHGYEVEVDKILAEVNPDNYALLLLPGGKAPETVRKEQKALDIAHAFFAGSKPVAAICHGPQTLISAGLLKGRRATCYRTVAQEMKDAGVLYEDSEVVVDGNLVTSRRPSDLPAFMRETMKMLRQAQEGKKRPASSKAA; encoded by the coding sequence ATGAAGGTCCTTATGATCAGCGCAGATAATTTTGAAGACAGTGAATTGCTCGTCCCCTATTACCGTCTGAAAGAGGAGGGGATCGAAGTGGATGTCGCGTCCTTGAAAAAGGGTGTTATCAAAGGAAAACACGGCTATGAGGTCGAGGTGGACAAGATCCTCGCCGAGGTAAATCCCGACAATTACGCTCTTCTTCTGCTCCCGGGCGGGAAGGCGCCGGAAACAGTGCGCAAGGAACAGAAGGCCTTGGACATCGCCCATGCGTTCTTTGCCGGAAGCAAGCCCGTGGCCGCTATCTGCCACGGCCCCCAGACGTTGATCTCCGCGGGGCTCTTGAAAGGCAGGCGCGCAACATGCTACCGGACCGTGGCGCAGGAAATGAAGGATGCGGGGGTGCTCTACGAAGACAGTGAAGTCGTTGTAGACGGGAACCTCGTGACGTCGCGCCGGCCGTCGGACCTGCCGGCGTTCATGCGCGAGACCATGAAAATGCTGAGACAGGCGCAGGAGGGGAAGAAGCGGCCTGCGAGTTCGAAGGCAGCGTAG
- the tolB gene encoding Tol-Pal system beta propeller repeat protein TolB, with amino-acid sequence MMFMSAGVAHSQYYLGVVQGEAKKIPITVLDVYNETGNAKLPALAFEVLQADLRRSGIFEVMDAKKLDLAYVEKSEPTEAVIKRAGTFGVTGVVWVSLQRKGGELMLAGKLYDAASAMKMTSKNYIGNEDTFRRMIHSFADEIVSRYTGEKGIARTRIAYVSDKSGRKELYSMDYDGANPMKLTADRSICLSPAWRPDGKVLVYVSYRDRNPDLYGLDMETGKRWKVSGSEGLNISPAWSPDGKRLALALSKDGSAEIYTMGISGTDPERLTYGAYDNVSPAWAPNGREIVFNSGRAGTPQLYIMNADGTDVRRITFEGAYNASPNWSPRGDKIVFVSQVRGLFKIATVNPDGSGFRLLTEGPGNDENPSWSPNGRQIVFSSNREGRFGIYIMNADGTDIERITPKDASYTSPAWSP; translated from the coding sequence GTGATGTTCATGTCCGCCGGTGTGGCACACTCCCAGTACTATCTCGGCGTCGTACAGGGTGAGGCCAAGAAGATACCCATCACCGTGCTCGATGTTTATAATGAGACGGGAAACGCGAAGCTGCCGGCACTGGCCTTTGAGGTACTGCAGGCGGACCTGCGCCGCTCCGGGATATTCGAAGTCATGGATGCGAAGAAGCTCGACCTTGCCTATGTGGAGAAGAGCGAGCCGACTGAAGCGGTGATCAAGCGTGCCGGGACCTTCGGCGTTACCGGTGTGGTCTGGGTGTCCCTCCAGCGTAAAGGCGGCGAACTCATGCTGGCCGGAAAGCTTTATGACGCGGCCTCGGCCATGAAAATGACGAGTAAGAACTATATCGGTAACGAGGATACCTTCAGAAGGATGATCCATTCTTTTGCCGACGAGATCGTGTCCCGCTATACCGGCGAGAAGGGCATTGCGCGGACTCGCATCGCTTACGTCTCGGACAAGAGCGGACGCAAGGAACTTTACAGCATGGACTATGACGGCGCGAACCCCATGAAGCTCACCGCCGACCGTTCCATCTGCCTCTCCCCGGCCTGGAGGCCTGATGGCAAGGTGCTTGTCTATGTGTCCTATCGCGACCGGAACCCAGACCTCTACGGTCTGGACATGGAGACCGGCAAGCGCTGGAAGGTATCCGGAAGCGAAGGTCTGAACATCTCGCCGGCGTGGTCGCCGGACGGAAAACGCCTGGCCCTTGCGCTGAGCAAAGATGGCAGCGCCGAGATCTACACCATGGGCATCTCGGGGACCGACCCGGAGCGGCTCACCTACGGCGCTTACGACAATGTTTCGCCGGCCTGGGCACCGAACGGCAGGGAGATCGTCTTCAACTCGGGCCGGGCAGGTACGCCGCAGCTCTATATCATGAACGCCGACGGTACGGACGTTCGGCGTATCACGTTCGAGGGCGCGTACAACGCCTCCCCGAACTGGTCGCCGCGAGGGGACAAGATCGTATTCGTTTCCCAGGTGCGGGGGTTGTTCAAGATCGCGACCGTGAACCCCGACGGATCGGGCTTTCGGCTGCTTACGGAAGGGCCGGGGAACGACGAAAACCCATCGTGGTCGCCGAACGGCAGGCAGATCGTGTTCAGCTCGAACCGTGAAGGCAGGTTCGGCATCTACATCATGAACGCCGACGGCACGGACATCGAGCGTATCACGCCGAAGGACGCGAGTTACACCTCGCCTGCCTGGTCGCCCTGA
- a CDS encoding redoxin family protein, with protein sequence MKNRAATIRFAGTLFGILVCTLSLAAPDGPAPSDVTLYDAYARPFSLSSFKGKIVVLDFWAPWCAPCRKSFPFLDGLRSRYADKGLEVVGLTLESDVEAVRAYLDTVPAHFPVGSDPTEHAGEAFGVVAMPTTLLLDRDGRVVARFEGGNARAHRKLEAAVRTLLDGGTLPPDTDVLVSKSLDAKGGLRAWQRGYLADPIMSLDGDALTRVQHDHVYASKEGAVGDGGAAGGGCGCN encoded by the coding sequence ATGAAAAACCGTGCGGCCACGATTCGCTTCGCGGGGACGCTCTTCGGCATCCTCGTTTGCACCCTCTCGCTCGCCGCGCCGGATGGCCCAGCCCCGTCGGACGTGACGCTCTACGATGCGTACGCGCGGCCGTTCTCCCTCTCTTCCTTCAAGGGCAAGATCGTGGTGCTCGACTTCTGGGCGCCGTGGTGCGCACCCTGCCGGAAGAGCTTCCCGTTCCTCGACGGCCTCAGGTCCCGATACGCGGACAAGGGACTCGAGGTCGTCGGGCTCACGCTGGAATCGGACGTGGAGGCGGTGCGGGCGTACCTCGACACCGTTCCCGCGCACTTCCCCGTCGGCAGCGACCCGACCGAGCACGCCGGCGAGGCGTTCGGCGTGGTCGCGATGCCCACGACGCTCCTCCTGGACAGGGACGGGCGCGTGGTGGCCCGGTTCGAAGGGGGGAACGCGCGCGCGCACCGTAAGCTCGAGGCGGCGGTGAGGACGCTTCTCGACGGCGGAACGCTCCCCCCGGACACCGACGTCCTCGTGTCGAAGAGCCTCGATGCGAAGGGGGGACTCCGCGCGTGGCAGCGCGGGTACCTTGCCGACCCGATCATGAGCCTCGACGGCGACGCCCTGACCCGCGTCCAGCACGATCACGTGTACGCCAGCAAGGAGGGGGCGGTAGGGGACGGCGGCGCCGCGGGAGGTGGCTGTGGCTGCAACTGA
- a CDS encoding thioredoxin domain-containing protein has protein sequence MNRLSNEQSAYLRHAANQKIDWRPWSDEAFELARREDKPVFLSTGAVWCHWCHVMAKESFEDDETAGIMNELFVNIKLDRDERPDIDRRYQQAVAAMGGGSGWPLSVFLTPDKEPFYGGTYFPLDDRQGRPGFKNVLKSVSTFYKTKKGDARMYASRVREALKPEPLSAGVLSESLLHEAEKKMLASFDAQNGGFGSSPKFPMPGALEFLILRSAASGDPSVGRAARKTLEAMARGGFHDQLGGGFHRYSTDEAWGVPHFEKMADDNAGLLNNYVDGYMIFGDEQFRDIALDILTFIRKVLSDPGGGFYASQDADVTPDDEGGYFTWTDDDLKKVLDAEEYNALPRLLLHDRAAMPHDPLKKVLFQGLSLDEVAAALGKPVDEVRRVITRGKQKLLSERQRRVAPFIDKTLYTSLNGMLISSCL, from the coding sequence ATGAACCGCCTCTCTAATGAACAATCCGCTTACCTCAGACATGCCGCAAACCAGAAGATAGACTGGCGCCCCTGGTCCGATGAGGCCTTCGAACTCGCACGGCGCGAGGACAAGCCGGTTTTTCTCAGTACCGGCGCAGTGTGGTGCCACTGGTGCCACGTGATGGCCAAGGAGTCCTTCGAAGACGACGAGACAGCCGGGATCATGAACGAGCTCTTCGTTAATATCAAGCTCGACCGCGACGAGCGGCCAGACATCGACCGGCGGTATCAGCAGGCCGTTGCTGCCATGGGCGGGGGGAGCGGATGGCCGCTCTCTGTTTTTTTGACACCCGACAAGGAACCCTTCTACGGCGGCACCTATTTCCCACTCGACGACCGGCAGGGCAGGCCGGGATTCAAAAACGTGCTTAAATCGGTAAGCACGTTTTACAAGACAAAAAAAGGAGATGCGCGGATGTACGCGAGTCGCGTCAGGGAGGCGCTCAAGCCGGAGCCGCTTTCCGCGGGTGTCCTCAGTGAATCGCTGTTGCATGAAGCTGAAAAAAAGATGCTGGCCTCCTTTGATGCACAAAACGGCGGGTTCGGCAGCTCACCCAAGTTCCCTATGCCCGGCGCGCTGGAGTTTCTCATCCTCCGGTCCGCGGCGAGCGGGGATCCGTCGGTCGGCAGGGCAGCACGCAAGACGCTGGAGGCCATGGCGCGGGGCGGTTTTCACGACCAGCTCGGGGGCGGATTCCACCGGTATTCGACGGACGAGGCGTGGGGCGTTCCGCACTTCGAGAAAATGGCCGACGACAACGCCGGGCTTCTCAATAACTACGTTGACGGATACATGATCTTCGGAGACGAACAGTTCCGGGATATTGCGCTGGATATTCTTACGTTCATAAGAAAGGTATTGTCCGATCCAGGCGGCGGCTTCTACGCGAGCCAGGACGCGGACGTCACACCCGATGACGAGGGGGGCTACTTCACGTGGACGGATGATGATCTCAAAAAGGTCCTCGATGCCGAGGAGTACAACGCTCTTCCCCGGCTCCTGCTTCACGATCGGGCGGCCATGCCGCATGATCCGTTGAAAAAAGTCCTTTTTCAAGGGCTGTCTCTGGACGAAGTCGCCGCTGCTCTCGGCAAGCCTGTTGATGAGGTCCGACGCGTCATAACGAGAGGGAAGCAGAAACTCCTTTCGGAGCGCCAGAGACGGGTAGCTCCGTTCATCGATAAAACGCTTTATACTTCCCTGAACGGCATGCTCATTTCATCCTGTCT
- a CDS encoding GGDEF domain-containing protein: MDTAARMGGDEFVGICGTIVTSEDAVVVARKILGALTAPFCIKGRDCTIGASIGISLYPADGSDAEKLLNKTDRAMYRVKQCGSGGLALCNDLKNAGPN; encoded by the coding sequence GTGGACACCGCTGCCCGCATGGGAGGCGACGAATTCGTCGGAATCTGCGGAACGATCGTCACCTCCGAAGACGCTGTCGTAGTCGCCAGAAAGATCCTGGGCGCACTGACCGCCCCTTTCTGCATCAAAGGCCGTGACTGCACAATCGGCGCCAGCATTGGTATCAGTCTCTACCCGGCAGACGGCAGCGACGCGGAGAAGCTCCTCAATAAAACCGACCGTGCCATGTATCGCGTCAAGCAATGCGGCAGCGGTGGCCTCGCGCTCTGCAACGACCTCAAGAATGCCGGGCCCAATTGA
- a CDS encoding ATP-binding cassette domain-containing protein encodes MRRTYRPYCRLLESESAAPGIRVSLLPQEVPEHLRGSVFDVVAQGLAPVADVSGAERVVRSWTAPGEREDGRPSMESRNPVEQVLSRMDLPGGASFELLSSGMKRRVLLAQALVSAPDLLLLDEPTNHLDVDAITWLERFLVARWSATLVFVTHDRTFLRKLAKRILEIDRGRLYDWSCDYDTFLARKEAAIADEERHDALFDKKLAEEEAWIRRGVRARRTRNEGRVRALEEMRRERGERRSTDGKVKIRIQEGQRSGKLVAELEGVSFAHGDRTIVRDFSTTILRGDKVGIIGPNGAGKTTLLRLILGQLPPRAGTVRLGSNLEIGYFDQLRRQLRDDATVQENVGEGRESVQVGGTSRHIVGYLRDFLFSPERARTPVRLLSGGERNRVMLAKLFARAVNVIVLDEPTNDLDTETLELLEERLVEFEGTVLLVSHDRAFLDNVVTSTIVFEEDGVREYVGGYTDWLLQRPKPEEPERPRRSGGRVRPTAPPGPDGKRRLKPSERKALDGLPAEIEALEGEIGALHQAMSRPEFYRQSGERIAGERKRLEALESRLAAAYERWGELEGRAD; translated from the coding sequence ATTCGACGAACGTATCGCCCGTATTGCCGCCTGCTTGAATCCGAAAGCGCGGCGCCGGGAATCCGGGTCTCCCTGCTGCCCCAGGAGGTCCCGGAGCACCTCCGGGGGAGCGTGTTCGACGTCGTCGCGCAGGGTCTCGCTCCGGTCGCGGACGTGAGCGGCGCCGAGCGCGTCGTCCGCAGCTGGACGGCCCCGGGGGAGCGCGAGGACGGCCGGCCGTCCATGGAGTCCCGTAATCCCGTCGAGCAGGTGCTCTCCCGCATGGACCTCCCGGGCGGGGCCTCGTTCGAGCTTCTGTCTTCCGGGATGAAGCGGCGCGTCCTGCTCGCGCAGGCGCTCGTGTCGGCGCCGGACCTCCTGCTGCTCGACGAGCCGACGAACCACCTCGACGTCGATGCGATCACCTGGCTGGAACGGTTCCTGGTGGCGCGCTGGTCCGCGACGCTCGTCTTCGTGACCCACGACCGGACGTTCCTGCGCAAGCTGGCGAAGCGGATCCTCGAGATCGACCGGGGACGCCTCTACGACTGGTCGTGCGACTACGACACCTTCCTCGCGCGAAAGGAGGCGGCGATCGCCGACGAGGAGCGGCACGACGCGCTCTTCGACAAGAAGCTCGCCGAGGAAGAAGCCTGGATCCGCCGGGGGGTCAGGGCGAGGCGGACGCGCAACGAGGGCCGGGTCCGGGCCCTCGAGGAGATGCGGCGCGAGAGAGGCGAGCGACGGTCGACCGACGGCAAGGTGAAGATCCGCATCCAGGAAGGGCAGCGAAGCGGCAAGCTGGTGGCGGAGCTCGAAGGCGTGTCGTTCGCCCACGGCGACCGGACGATCGTCCGCGATTTCTCGACGACGATCCTGCGTGGGGACAAGGTGGGCATCATCGGCCCGAACGGGGCGGGCAAGACGACGCTCCTCCGGCTGATCCTCGGGCAGCTCCCGCCCCGGGCGGGCACCGTGCGTCTGGGGTCGAACCTCGAGATCGGCTACTTCGACCAGCTCCGCCGGCAGCTCCGGGACGACGCCACGGTCCAGGAGAACGTCGGCGAAGGTCGCGAGTCGGTGCAGGTGGGCGGGACCTCCCGCCACATCGTCGGCTACCTGCGGGATTTCCTGTTCAGCCCCGAGCGCGCGCGCACCCCCGTGCGGCTCCTCTCCGGCGGCGAGCGCAACCGCGTGATGCTGGCGAAGCTCTTCGCGAGGGCGGTCAACGTGATCGTCCTCGACGAGCCGACGAACGACCTGGACACCGAGACGCTCGAGCTTCTCGAGGAGCGGCTGGTCGAGTTCGAGGGGACGGTCCTCCTGGTGAGCCACGACCGGGCGTTCCTCGACAACGTCGTCACGAGCACGATCGTCTTCGAAGAGGACGGCGTCCGGGAGTACGTGGGCGGGTACACCGACTGGCTGCTCCAGAGGCCGAAGCCGGAGGAGCCGGAGCGGCCGAGGCGCTCCGGAGGGCGCGTCCGGCCGACCGCGCCGCCGGGCCCCGACGGGAAGCGGCGCCTCAAGCCGTCCGAGCGGAAGGCGCTCGACGGGCTTCCCGCGGAGATCGAGGCGCTCGAGGGGGAGATCGGCGCGCTCCATCAGGCCATGTCGCGGCCGGAGTTCTACCGGCAATCGGGGGAGCGGATCGCGGGAGAGCGGAAGCGCCTCGAGGCGCTCGAGAGCCGCCTCGCCGCGGCCTACGAGCGCTGGGGGGAGCTCGAGGGCCGCGCGGACTGA
- a CDS encoding DUF3570 domain-containing protein: MAATEVSRRASRPAFLRSLPWVAAGLGALAARNAHAQSNVDFRYLFYKESGGRTQVSNPDIFLHQDFGDTGGQLSLLLAYDTISGASPTGGYPTSDTTSSASGGSSTTSNVPQVAYHDTRRSGTLSYARKFGANLPSIDLSYSRENDYLSRSAGFSDAWTMAHGRGTLHFGASLSHDVVMPVTNRLDLAKSSDAYAAGWTWIVGERDLLDLSMSLTRLNGYLDDPYKIVPVGDATLPEHRPDSRSRRAVVAKYGHYYDVRGALKMTYRYYFDDWGIKAHTIEAIYDQHVGERWIVSPQVRLYTQTAASFFTDKLSAPRTYMSADYRLSPFDNVLGGLTVSYQVRPGLWASVGGTTQSQRGRDRVVPIGSSGDLGESGSVSSADLATTTVTIGLSWRY, encoded by the coding sequence GTGGCTGCAACTGAAGTCTCGCGGCGAGCCTCGCGCCCGGCCTTCCTCCGTAGTCTTCCCTGGGTCGCGGCGGGCCTCGGCGCCCTGGCGGCGCGGAACGCCCACGCGCAATCGAACGTCGACTTCCGATACCTCTTCTACAAGGAGTCGGGCGGACGCACGCAGGTCTCGAATCCGGACATCTTCCTCCACCAGGACTTCGGCGACACCGGAGGCCAGCTCTCCCTGCTGCTCGCCTACGACACGATCTCGGGGGCCTCGCCGACCGGCGGCTACCCGACCAGCGACACCACGAGCTCGGCGTCGGGGGGGTCGAGCACCACGAGCAACGTCCCCCAGGTCGCCTACCACGACACGCGCAGGTCCGGGACGCTCTCCTACGCGCGCAAGTTCGGCGCGAACCTCCCCTCGATCGACCTGTCGTACTCCAGGGAGAACGACTACCTCTCCCGGTCCGCGGGGTTCTCCGACGCCTGGACGATGGCTCACGGGCGCGGCACGCTGCACTTCGGCGCGTCGCTCTCCCACGACGTCGTGATGCCGGTGACGAACCGCCTCGACCTCGCCAAGTCGTCGGACGCCTACGCCGCGGGCTGGACGTGGATCGTCGGCGAGCGGGATCTCCTCGATCTCTCGATGTCGCTGACGAGGCTCAACGGGTACCTGGACGATCCCTACAAGATCGTGCCGGTGGGGGACGCGACGCTCCCCGAGCACCGGCCCGACTCCCGGTCGCGCCGCGCCGTCGTGGCCAAGTACGGCCACTACTACGACGTCCGCGGCGCGCTCAAGATGACCTACCGTTACTACTTCGACGACTGGGGGATCAAGGCGCACACGATCGAGGCGATCTACGACCAGCACGTGGGCGAGCGCTGGATCGTGTCGCCGCAAGTGCGCCTGTACACCCAGACCGCCGCCTCGTTCTTCACCGACAAGCTGAGCGCCCCGCGCACCTACATGTCCGCGGACTACCGGCTTTCGCCGTTCGACAACGTGCTGGGCGGGCTCACCGTGTCGTACCAGGTGCGCCCAGGGCTCTGGGCGAGCGTCGGGGGCACGACCCAGTCGCAGCGGGGTCGCGATCGGGTGGTGCCGATCGGCTCCTCGGGCGACCTCGGCGAGTCCGGATCGGTCTCGTCCGCGGACCTCGCGACCACGACGGTCACGATCGGTCTTTCCTGGCGCTACTGA
- a CDS encoding PAS domain S-box protein produces the protein MARDSTGLSIFPRLLIAFVGVVIIMSSILTAVFYVFSRKSVEKRTEEYVRQQFQTISYNFGSELRNALVKDLQLLASNPLLDEFLMSSEAEREVTARAVERSFLESLKASRSYQSITFVDAAGREAVKVDWSGRVRKLRFVGDQPLFARLRAAGSPGSIDMEGPFTDQYGNILFSTGIYKTDQDIGKFGGAVIIDYNLEEFFNYAGRIKIFGKNPIWLFAPGGTVLKRQADDQSGFDPRGYFAKGFQRDPLLTMVDDGMLVYQDLSIIPDRPLLRLAISIPSSLLLRDMRSVLQFFFLVFAASIVLISVIAYYLARYLSGPIIELAAAASRIARGERSAQVRVKATGEVQMLVDSFNRMAEDLEKTTVSRDYVDNIINNMVDTLIVASPDGRIIRLNAAVCVLLGYDEEELVGRPLDLVIDHVPGTGENLVDELVKETIYSGERFYRVKGGGRVPVLFSSSVMYDAQRKAAGIVCVAQDITERKRAEAQLKGYSEELAEINEELKTFAYIVSHDLRAPLVNIKGFSDELLYSIEEIKPVLEKHLADIEEGQRQKYNLILEKDIPEALKFIGSSVRRMDNLINAILKLSRAGLRKLNPEPLQTEEFVQTILHTLAHQIDTRRITVTLGRLPDLVADRTAIEQIFGNLLDNAVKYLDPARPGRITISADCGSDEIVFRIQDNGRGMSKEDIPKAFEIFRRVGKQDAPGEGMGLAYVKTLLRLLGGRIWCESEPGVGTTFSFSLPLSAGQPSERLPQGGKQ, from the coding sequence ATGGCACGAGATAGCACGGGACTTTCCATATTTCCCAGGCTCCTGATCGCCTTTGTCGGCGTGGTCATCATCATGAGCAGCATACTGACGGCGGTTTTCTACGTCTTCAGCAGGAAGTCCGTCGAGAAACGGACGGAGGAGTATGTCCGGCAGCAGTTCCAGACGATCAGTTACAACTTCGGGTCGGAGCTCAGGAACGCGCTCGTAAAAGACCTGCAGTTATTGGCCTCCAATCCGCTGCTCGATGAGTTCCTCATGTCGTCGGAAGCGGAGCGGGAAGTTACCGCCCGGGCCGTGGAGCGGTCCTTCCTCGAGTCGTTGAAGGCCAGCAGGAGCTACCAGAGCATCACCTTTGTCGATGCCGCCGGGAGGGAAGCGGTGAAGGTCGACTGGTCGGGCCGCGTCCGGAAGCTCCGCTTTGTCGGGGACCAGCCGCTCTTCGCGCGTCTCCGGGCGGCGGGAAGTCCAGGAAGTATCGACATGGAAGGCCCCTTTACCGATCAATACGGGAACATTCTGTTTTCGACCGGCATCTATAAGACCGATCAGGATATCGGGAAGTTCGGCGGCGCCGTAATCATCGATTACAATCTCGAGGAGTTCTTCAACTACGCGGGCAGGATCAAGATCTTCGGCAAAAATCCGATCTGGCTCTTTGCTCCCGGCGGCACGGTCCTGAAACGGCAGGCGGACGACCAGTCCGGCTTCGATCCCCGAGGATACTTTGCCAAAGGGTTCCAGAGAGACCCTCTCCTCACCATGGTAGACGACGGCATGCTCGTATACCAGGATCTCTCCATCATCCCGGACAGGCCGCTCCTCAGGCTAGCCATCAGCATTCCCTCCTCCCTCCTGCTGCGGGACATGCGGTCGGTTCTGCAATTTTTCTTCCTGGTGTTTGCGGCTTCCATCGTCCTCATTTCGGTCATCGCCTATTACCTGGCCCGGTATCTGTCCGGACCGATCATCGAACTTGCGGCCGCGGCTTCGCGCATTGCCCGGGGCGAGCGTTCAGCACAGGTACGGGTGAAAGCCACCGGCGAGGTGCAGATGCTCGTCGACAGCTTCAACCGGATGGCCGAGGACCTCGAAAAGACCACCGTTTCCCGGGACTACGTCGACAACATCATCAACAACATGGTGGACACGTTGATCGTGGCGTCTCCCGACGGCAGGATCATACGGCTGAATGCCGCCGTCTGCGTGCTGCTGGGGTATGACGAGGAGGAACTCGTCGGCCGGCCGCTTGACCTCGTCATCGACCATGTTCCGGGGACCGGGGAAAACCTGGTCGACGAGCTTGTGAAAGAGACGATCTATTCCGGAGAGAGGTTCTATCGCGTAAAGGGCGGCGGCAGGGTGCCCGTGCTGTTCTCCTCGTCGGTCATGTACGATGCTCAGCGGAAGGCGGCGGGCATCGTCTGTGTGGCCCAGGACATTACGGAGCGCAAGCGGGCCGAAGCGCAACTGAAGGGCTATTCCGAAGAACTGGCCGAGATCAACGAGGAACTCAAGACATTTGCCTATATCGTCTCCCACGACCTCCGGGCGCCGCTTGTCAACATCAAGGGCTTTTCGGACGAACTCTTGTACAGCATCGAGGAGATCAAGCCGGTCCTCGAAAAGCACCTTGCCGATATCGAGGAAGGGCAGCGGCAGAAATACAACCTGATCCTCGAAAAAGACATTCCGGAGGCGCTGAAGTTTATCGGGTCCTCGGTCCGCCGGATGGACAATCTGATCAACGCCATTCTGAAACTTTCGCGCGCCGGGCTGCGCAAACTTAACCCGGAGCCCCTGCAGACGGAGGAGTTCGTGCAGACGATCCTCCATACCCTTGCCCATCAGATCGACACGCGCCGCATCACGGTTACGCTTGGCCGGCTGCCCGATCTTGTCGCCGACCGTACCGCCATTGAACAGATTTTTGGCAACCTGCTGGATAACGCGGTCAAATATCTAGACCCGGCCCGGCCCGGACGGATCACAATCAGCGCCGATTGCGGCAGCGACGAAATCGTATTCCGCATCCAGGACAACGGCCGGGGCATGTCCAAAGAGGACATCCCCAAGGCGTTTGAAATCTTCCGTCGCGTCGGAAAACAGGATGCCCCGGGCGAAGGCATGGGCCTTGCCTACGTGAAGACCCTACTCCGCCTCCTCGGCGGGCGCATCTGGTGCGAGTCCGAGCCCGGCGTAGGGACGACCTTCAGCTTTTCGCTTCCCCTGTCCGCCGGACAACCCAGCGAGCGGCTGCCCCAGGGAGGAAAGCAATGA